One window from the genome of Halomicrobium zhouii encodes:
- a CDS encoding HNH endonuclease: MAEHTCPTCGDQFDSRRGLGVHHSASHDERLPNRECEECGVSFYSDYAKKYCSSECHDRAVSYDGENNPNYRGGKETTACEICGADFEYYPSEKPGKFCSTCVESESWRTTPHLEGDANPRWKGGKRQYTCDVCDVSFERYPSGVYGEATLCCRDCLAEWISEEFTGEGHPNWRGGGNEAYGSGWDQVRSQALERDEYACVICGADAETLGRNPDVHHIIPVRVFVESPVFSMADAHTLDNVVSLCIACHRRAEFGHYSRAELRWRAGVLRERRERRAR; encoded by the coding sequence ATGGCGGAACACACGTGTCCGACCTGTGGTGATCAGTTCGATAGCAGGCGTGGACTGGGCGTCCATCACAGCGCTTCGCACGACGAGCGCCTACCGAATCGTGAGTGTGAGGAGTGTGGTGTCTCGTTCTACAGCGACTACGCGAAGAAGTACTGCTCGTCTGAGTGCCACGATAGAGCAGTCTCGTACGATGGTGAGAACAATCCGAACTACCGGGGTGGGAAGGAAACCACGGCGTGTGAGATCTGTGGGGCTGACTTCGAGTACTACCCCAGTGAGAAACCGGGGAAGTTCTGCTCGACGTGTGTCGAAAGTGAGTCGTGGCGAACGACGCCCCATCTCGAAGGCGATGCGAATCCACGCTGGAAAGGGGGGAAACGACAGTACACGTGCGACGTCTGCGATGTGTCGTTCGAACGGTACCCGAGTGGCGTCTATGGCGAGGCGACGCTCTGCTGTCGTGACTGTCTCGCAGAGTGGATTTCCGAGGAATTTACGGGAGAGGGACATCCAAACTGGCGTGGCGGTGGGAACGAAGCGTATGGATCAGGCTGGGACCAGGTTCGCAGTCAGGCGCTCGAACGGGACGAATACGCCTGCGTTATTTGCGGAGCCGACGCTGAAACGCTGGGCCGTAATCCGGACGTTCATCACATCATTCCGGTTCGAGTCTTCGTCGAGTCGCCAGTGTTTTCGATGGCAGACGCCCACACCCTCGACAACGTCGTCTCCCTCTGCATCGCCTGTCACCGCCGCGCCGAGTTCGGCCACTACTCGCGGGCGGAACTCCGGTGGCGGGCAGGCGTCCTGCGCGAGCGGAGGGAGCGCAGGGCTCGATAG
- a CDS encoding DUF5814 domain-containing protein, which translates to MAITDKIYVKNHRQLASQLETSFPKGAFKGATLDILFQGEGLAKLNEASRDRVLEFAEDFLDCDCQANPHCGCAERKFTRYLLELREQGLGPQGVVDVMGDDYMLYAYPGDVRNFLDDSIRTLEAVEALAEVDGQGDVAAKARQKRDDLV; encoded by the coding sequence GTGGCCATCACGGACAAGATATACGTCAAGAACCACCGCCAGCTCGCCTCACAGCTGGAGACGTCGTTCCCCAAGGGTGCGTTCAAGGGCGCGACCCTGGACATCCTGTTCCAGGGCGAGGGGCTGGCGAAGCTCAACGAGGCCAGTCGCGACCGGGTCCTCGAGTTCGCCGAGGACTTCCTGGACTGTGACTGCCAGGCCAACCCCCACTGCGGCTGTGCCGAGCGGAAGTTCACCCGCTACCTGCTGGAACTCCGCGAGCAGGGCCTGGGGCCTCAGGGCGTCGTCGACGTGATGGGCGACGACTACATGCTGTACGCCTATCCCGGCGACGTGCGGAACTTCCTCGACGACTCGATCCGGACGCTGGAGGCGGTCGAGGCGCTGGCGGAAGTCGACGGGCAGGGAGACGTCGCAGCGAAGGCGCGCCAGAAACGGGACGACCTGGTTTGA
- a CDS encoding RNA-guided endonuclease InsQ/TnpB family protein, with the protein MKRTNTFAVRPLSESGEQLLVDLLDASAALWNEVNYERLMRYNDEEGFEGGVWDADTGSLEGQYKGVLGASTAQQVIRTNSEAWRGFFRLKDQYHGESNTLVTEHPEPPGFRGNEDDGRQLKTVIRNTSYTVEWGERSRLEILVGSELKDRYDHTGRLRLEIAGDPNWPEYEKQGRLDLWYDETDSTVRASQPVTVSEDVRDTPLADETAALDIGANNLVACTTTTGKQYLYEGRELFQRFRETTREIARLQSKLEDGRYSSKRIRRLYRKRTRRREHAQEALCRDLLERLYEDGVNTVYIGGLTDVLETYWSVETNAKTHNFWAFKQFTERLACTAEEYGIAIEVRSEAWTSQACPQCGSTDRTTRHQDTLTCPCGFEGHADLAASETFLKRHTSNAVRPMARPVRFEWDDHTWSESPRSHRPKEQRTDQSTVPRDGNVASGESQAV; encoded by the coding sequence ATGAAGCGAACCAACACATTCGCCGTCCGACCACTCTCCGAGAGTGGAGAGCAACTGCTGGTGGACCTGTTGGACGCTTCCGCCGCTCTCTGGAACGAAGTCAACTACGAACGCCTCATGCGGTACAACGACGAAGAGGGGTTCGAGGGCGGCGTCTGGGACGCCGACACCGGCAGTCTCGAAGGTCAGTATAAAGGCGTGCTTGGTGCATCAACCGCGCAACAGGTGATACGGACAAACAGCGAAGCGTGGCGCGGGTTCTTTCGTCTGAAAGACCAGTATCACGGCGAGTCGAACACATTAGTCACGGAACACCCGGAACCACCGGGCTTCCGTGGGAACGAAGATGACGGCCGGCAACTCAAGACCGTCATTCGCAATACGTCGTACACGGTCGAATGGGGCGAGCGCTCCCGACTTGAAATACTCGTTGGGAGCGAGTTGAAAGACCGATACGACCACACTGGACGACTCCGGCTCGAAATCGCTGGCGACCCGAACTGGCCTGAGTACGAAAAACAGGGTCGGTTGGACCTGTGGTACGACGAGACTGATAGCACCGTCCGAGCTTCGCAACCCGTCACTGTTTCTGAGGACGTCCGGGACACTCCACTGGCTGACGAGACGGCCGCTCTGGACATCGGTGCGAACAACCTCGTCGCCTGCACTACCACGACCGGCAAGCAATATCTGTACGAGGGCCGCGAGTTATTCCAGCGGTTCCGCGAGACGACGCGAGAGATTGCCCGATTACAGTCGAAACTCGAAGATGGCCGATACAGTAGCAAACGCATCCGGCGACTATACCGGAAACGAACCCGTCGCCGCGAGCACGCTCAAGAAGCGCTGTGCCGTGACCTGCTGGAGCGGCTCTACGAGGACGGCGTGAACACGGTGTATATCGGTGGATTGACCGACGTACTGGAGACGTACTGGTCTGTCGAGACTAACGCCAAGACCCACAACTTCTGGGCGTTCAAGCAGTTCACCGAACGATTAGCCTGTACTGCCGAAGAGTACGGAATTGCAATCGAAGTTCGGTCGGAAGCGTGGACGAGTCAAGCGTGCCCGCAGTGTGGTTCGACAGACCGAACGACACGGCATCAGGACACACTCACGTGTCCGTGTGGGTTCGAGGGACACGCCGACCTTGCAGCATCAGAGACGTTCCTGAAGCGGCACACGAGCAACGCAGTCAGGCCGATGGCACGGCCCGTGCGGTTCGAGTGGGACGACCACACCTGGTCGGAGTCACCACGCTCTCACCGTCCCAAAGAACAGCGCACAGACCAGAGTACCGTCCCTCGTGACGGGAATGTTGCCTCCGGGGAGTCGCAGGCAGTCTGA
- a CDS encoding CopG family transcriptional regulator, with the protein MGNKNKTISFRVSQEKFETLRDIAEERDISLSAVFRDYVDMLVAHDGQVEVVPEHEVGESESTTESFPPKVEVPKSFVREHERLELEADHLREQLEEHKRYVTKLRQQLDQNDDEDVVQLEDLDGDDEEETSYRIGSFEDA; encoded by the coding sequence ATGGGCAACAAGAACAAGACCATCTCGTTCAGGGTGAGCCAGGAGAAGTTCGAGACGCTCCGGGACATCGCAGAGGAACGTGACATCTCGCTGTCTGCAGTCTTCCGTGACTACGTCGACATGCTCGTCGCCCACGACGGCCAGGTCGAGGTCGTCCCCGAACACGAAGTCGGCGAGTCCGAGAGCACCACCGAGAGCTTCCCGCCCAAGGTCGAGGTTCCCAAGAGCTTCGTCCGGGAACACGAGCGCCTCGAACTGGAGGCCGACCACCTGCGCGAACAGCTCGAAGAGCACAAGCGCTACGTCACCAAACTCCGCCAGCAACTCGACCAGAACGACGACGAAGACGTCGTCCAGCTCGAGGACCTCGACGGCGACGACGAGGAGGAGACCTCCTACCGCATCGGGAGCTTCGAAGACGCCTAG
- a CDS encoding thiol-disulfide oxidoreductase DCC family protein, translating into MMSTAHTAQTAAAPPRLVYDDQCGFCTWSVELALRHGEFEPVGFSELSPDQRARLPESYDRCMHLLTDDAAYSCGAAAERTIELALPATRPLFGALRQVPGYARFREGLYRWIGDRRTIWGRYRSASPPASR; encoded by the coding sequence ATGATGTCGACTGCACACACCGCACAGACCGCCGCTGCCCCGCCACGGCTCGTCTACGACGACCAGTGTGGCTTCTGTACCTGGTCGGTCGAGCTCGCACTCCGTCACGGGGAGTTCGAGCCAGTGGGTTTCTCGGAGCTCTCGCCCGACCAGCGCGCCCGACTGCCCGAGTCCTACGACCGGTGCATGCACCTCCTGACCGACGACGCGGCCTACTCGTGTGGCGCCGCCGCCGAGCGAACCATCGAACTGGCGCTCCCGGCGACGCGGCCACTGTTCGGCGCCCTCAGGCAGGTCCCCGGCTACGCCCGGTTCCGGGAGGGACTCTACCGCTGGATCGGCGACCGACGCACGATCTGGGGGCGCTACCGGAGCGCCTCCCCGCCGGCGAGTCGGTGA
- a CDS encoding cupin domain-containing protein: protein MEKVTLDAVDSRMGPADVKRPLSNALDTDDVAVNYYELAPGDSFGFGYHRHADQEEVFHVQRGTVTFETEDGDVDVAAGEFIRFAPGEWQLGTNRGDERVVALAMGAPADAGATEMLRECTDCGGRTENRIEMTDDRDALVTVCEECDAETGRFT, encoded by the coding sequence ATGGAGAAGGTCACTCTCGACGCCGTCGACTCGCGGATGGGTCCCGCCGACGTCAAGCGCCCGCTCTCGAACGCGCTCGACACCGACGACGTCGCGGTGAACTACTACGAGCTCGCCCCCGGCGACAGCTTCGGCTTCGGCTACCACCGCCACGCCGACCAGGAGGAGGTATTTCACGTCCAGCGCGGCACCGTCACGTTCGAGACGGAGGACGGTGACGTCGACGTGGCTGCTGGCGAGTTCATCCGCTTCGCCCCCGGCGAGTGGCAACTCGGCACTAACCGGGGTGACGAGCGGGTGGTGGCGCTCGCCATGGGCGCACCCGCCGACGCCGGCGCGACGGAGATGCTCCGGGAGTGTACGGACTGCGGCGGCCGCACCGAGAACCGCATCGAGATGACCGACGACCGCGACGCACTCGTGACGGTCTGCGAGGAGTGCGACGCGGAGACAGGCCGGTTCACATGA
- a CDS encoding DUF6757 family protein, which translates to MQCHYCENEADVAVEKDAVKVGVCQVHFREQLEELEEAEWLSDVDEELDIDRSE; encoded by the coding sequence ATGCAGTGCCACTACTGCGAGAACGAGGCCGACGTCGCCGTCGAAAAGGACGCGGTGAAGGTCGGCGTCTGCCAGGTGCACTTCCGCGAGCAACTGGAGGAGCTCGAGGAAGCCGAGTGGCTCTCGGACGTGGACGAAGAGCTCGACATCGACCGGTCCGAGTGA
- a CDS encoding PHP domain-containing protein → MVVADLHVHTTNSDGTLTLPEVPGIAREAGLDAVAITDHDRLHPDLDGPVVERDGMLVIHGIELRVDAGDQRVDLLGYGARPTNALVSECDRIQANREERGAAIVDCVEDRLGVSLPVEPRPGLGRPHVARAIAEVSEYDVQGAFDDLIGDDCPCYVPREVPSFERGRDLLAEACGLVGLAHPLRYPDPDAALALCDSLDAVERWYPYDDAVDTAPVDRAVERYDLLETGGSDAHGEVLGVAGLDDAAFERIRRALDV, encoded by the coding sequence ATGGTCGTCGCCGACCTGCACGTCCACACCACGAACTCCGACGGGACGCTGACGCTCCCGGAAGTGCCCGGTATCGCTCGTGAGGCAGGGCTGGACGCCGTGGCCATCACGGACCACGACCGCCTTCATCCCGACCTCGACGGGCCCGTCGTCGAGCGCGACGGGATGCTGGTGATCCACGGAATCGAACTCCGGGTCGACGCCGGCGACCAGCGCGTCGACCTGCTGGGCTACGGCGCCCGACCGACCAACGCGCTCGTCTCGGAGTGCGACCGAATACAGGCGAACCGCGAGGAACGCGGCGCCGCCATCGTCGACTGCGTCGAGGACCGCCTGGGTGTCTCGTTGCCCGTCGAGCCCCGACCCGGGCTGGGTCGCCCCCACGTCGCACGCGCCATCGCCGAGGTGAGCGAGTACGACGTCCAGGGAGCCTTCGACGACCTGATCGGCGACGACTGCCCGTGTTACGTCCCCCGCGAGGTGCCCTCGTTCGAGCGCGGGCGCGACCTCCTCGCCGAGGCCTGCGGGCTGGTCGGCCTGGCGCATCCGCTGCGGTACCCCGACCCCGACGCCGCGCTCGCCCTGTGTGACTCGCTCGACGCCGTCGAGCGCTGGTACCCCTACGACGACGCGGTCGACACGGCACCCGTCGACCGGGCCGTCGAACGATACGACCTGCTCGAAACCGGCGGGAGCGACGCCCACGGAGAGGTTCTCGGCGTGGCCGGCCTCGACGACGCTGCCTTCGAGCGCATCCGCCGGGCCCTCGACGTCTGA
- a CDS encoding DUF5789 family protein, protein MRLLDSATTPMNDHDYPATTSDLIEAYGDVQLDLPNGTESLGDVLERLTPETYESADQARLAMYSAVSSKGIGRVGYSDRDPVSISEDGPDQLSI, encoded by the coding sequence ATGCGACTGCTCGACAGCGCGACGACGCCGATGAACGACCACGACTACCCCGCGACGACCAGCGACCTCATCGAGGCCTACGGCGACGTGCAACTCGACCTCCCGAACGGCACGGAGTCCCTCGGCGACGTGCTCGAACGACTCACGCCGGAGACGTACGAGTCAGCCGACCAGGCGCGCCTGGCGATGTACAGCGCCGTCTCCTCGAAGGGCATCGGCCGCGTGGGCTACTCCGACCGCGACCCGGTCTCCATCAGCGAGGACGGCCCCGACCAGCTCTCGATTTAG
- a CDS encoding RAD55 family ATPase, with protein MRVSSGVPGFDQLVEGGLLEDRLYVISGPPGSGKTTFCAQFITQGAKKGEDCLYVTMHETQTELMQDMSGYEFGFDRAMQSDAIQFLNLVTESGKRTISQFGTESGLTNRLIAFIEQNGVDRVVVDSTMLLQHFLTDVSQEITGFLSALKQTDATILLISEMTDPSSYSDEHYLAHGVIFFHNFLDRGSMTRGMQVIKMRGTAIDCDIRQIDFSNQGLQVYPDEKIES; from the coding sequence ATGCGCGTTTCGAGCGGCGTTCCGGGATTCGATCAGCTCGTCGAGGGTGGGCTTCTCGAGGACCGACTGTACGTCATCAGCGGCCCGCCAGGGAGCGGCAAGACCACGTTCTGTGCGCAGTTCATCACCCAGGGCGCGAAGAAGGGCGAGGACTGCCTCTACGTGACGATGCACGAGACTCAGACCGAGCTGATGCAGGACATGTCGGGCTACGAGTTCGGCTTCGACCGGGCGATGCAGTCCGACGCCATCCAGTTCCTGAACCTGGTGACCGAGAGTGGCAAGCGGACCATCTCACAGTTCGGCACCGAGAGCGGGCTGACGAACCGGCTCATCGCCTTCATCGAGCAGAACGGTGTCGACCGCGTCGTCGTCGACTCGACGATGCTGCTCCAGCACTTCCTCACCGACGTCTCCCAGGAGATTACGGGCTTCCTCTCGGCGCTCAAGCAGACCGACGCCACCATCCTGCTCATCTCGGAGATGACCGATCCGTCCTCCTACAGCGACGAACACTACCTCGCCCACGGCGTCATCTTCTTCCACAACTTCCTCGACCGCGGCAGCATGACTCGCGGGATGCAGGTGATCAAGATGCGCGGCACCGCCATCGACTGCGACATCCGCCAGATCGACTTCTCCAACCAGGGCCTGCAGGTGTATCCGGACGAGAAAATCGAGTCATGA
- a CDS encoding DUF7577 domain-containing protein yields MEALGWLVAYVLGFALVQLLLYRYIQRDDASPDAAPGSVDRSARRSMEQPSARPGAGDGDGEEGIHCRHCGTLNDHEQQFSYCRECVQPLQ; encoded by the coding sequence ATGGAAGCGCTGGGCTGGCTCGTCGCGTACGTCCTCGGGTTCGCGCTCGTCCAGCTCTTGCTCTACCGCTACATCCAGCGGGACGACGCCTCACCGGACGCCGCCCCCGGCTCCGTCGACCGCTCCGCACGCCGGTCGATGGAACAGCCGTCCGCCCGACCCGGAGCGGGTGACGGCGACGGCGAGGAGGGAATCCACTGTCGCCACTGCGGGACCCTCAACGACCACGAACAGCAGTTCTCCTACTGCCGGGAGTGCGTCCAGCCGCTCCAGTGA